The Apium graveolens cultivar Ventura chromosome 11, ASM990537v1, whole genome shotgun sequence genome has a window encoding:
- the LOC141695408 gene encoding uncharacterized protein LOC141695408, protein MAWALRDLKRKFEGSMEVGVTTTPFIRKMESSPRESGLKHFNFDFSNGLADPEEHLNYFEQISNIYDYNDLTRCRFFASTLKGGAQKWFSPIPSRSVDSWKDFREIFLKRFWANRMNKLQMCHLETIQQRSKESLPEFIKRFQEAIKHLSNLEEKKAVNILKRFWANRVNELQMCHLEIIQQRSKESLPEFIKRFQEAVNQLSNLEEKDVVNIFRRNLHPVSCERYVKDLIHREPQSLASVYALASKFIKENDFLKSMKMNRRIHDDEKSPERRSPYRKDKRFKLDQQSNYIQQSQGTQPQDSYSGPQKNERKPRAKREPKPKPEWTPLNRPRADILREVKGKPFYYPPKPLLAPPENRARDKHCGYHEDHGHITENRFSLKMFIEIKLRRGT, encoded by the coding sequence ATGGCATGGGCTCTCCGTGACCTTAAAAGAAAATTCGAAGGCAGCATGGAAGTTGGAGTGACAACCACCCCATTTATAAGAAAGATGGAGTCTAGTCCCAGAGAATCAGGGCTCAAACACTTCAATTTTGACTTCTCTAATGGGTTAGCTGACCCCGAAGAGCATCTGAATTACTTTGAACAAATCTCCAATATTTATGACTATAATGACCTAACTAGATGTCGCTTTTTCGCATCAACACTCAAGGGGGGAGCTCAGAAGTGGTTCAGCCCAATACCATCTCGGAGTGTTGATTCTTGGAAAGACTTTCGAGAGATTTTCTTAAAACGATTCTGGGCTAATCGAATGAACAAACTACAGATGTGTCATTTGGAAACAATCCAACAGAGGAGCAAAGAGTCCCTCCCCGAGTTCATCAAAAGATTTCAAGAAGCTATCAAACATTTGTCCAATCTGGAAGAAAAGAAAGCTGTTAATATCTTAAAAAGATTCTGGGCTAATCGAGTGAACGAACTACAGATGTGTCATTTGGAAATAATCCAACAGAGGAGCAAAGAGTCCCTCCCCGAGTTCATCAAAAGATTTCAAGAAGCTGTCAACCAACTCTCCAATCTAGAAGAAAAGGATGTTGTTAATATATTCCGGAGAAACCTTCATCCGGTCTCTTGCGAAAGATATGTCAAGGACCTAATTCACAGAGAGCCCCAGAGCCTGGCCTCGGTCTATGCACTTGCCTCCAAATtcataaaagaaaatgattttctCAAGTCAATGAAAATGAATAGGAGAATCCATGATGATGAAAAGTCCCCGGAACGTCGATCGCCATACAGGAAAGATAAGAGATTCAAACTAGACCAACAGTCGAACTACATCCAACAATCCCAGGGAACCCAACCCCAGGACAGCTATTCGGGGCCCCAGAAAAATGAGAGAAAACCAAGAGCTAAAAGGGAGCCCAAGCCAAAACCGGAGTGGACACCCCTTAACCGGCCCCGGGCCGATATATTGCGTGAAGTTAAAGGTAAACCCTTTTATTATCCACCAAAACCCTTACTTGCACCCCCGGAGAACAGGGCCCGGGACAAGCATTGTGGGTACCACGAAGATCATGGACATATAACAGAAAACCGTTTCTCTTTGAAAATGTTCATCGAAATCAAATTAAGAAGGGGAACATGA